In one window of Siphonobacter curvatus DNA:
- the gcvP gene encoding aminomethyl-transferring glycine dehydrogenase, producing the protein MKVALRYQELFENRHNNADEADRQAMLSEIGVKSVEELISQTIPSAIRRGQSLNLPPAQTEFQFLDEFKKLASQNKVYKSYIGTGYYDTFTPNVILRNILENPAWYTAYTPYQAEISQGRLEMLLNFQTLIIELTGLEIANASLLDEATAAAEALHLLHALKKGAKAKADTFFVSDRCHPQTIDLLHTRATPIGVKILVGDHRTIDLTNENIFGALLQYPATDGAVFDYSDWIASAHELDIKVVVAADLLALTLLTPPGEMGADVVVGSAQRFGVPMGYGGPHAGYFATKDEYKRQMPGRLIGVSVDAEGNRALRMALQTREQHIRREKATSNICTAQVLLSVMAAAYAVYHGPEGLKKIAQRTHALTQLTALALKGLGYEVLTEAFFDTIRVKVADESVVKAATEAAEINLRYFGDHTVGISFDETKTYPDAVQLIGIFSTLVSKSVNLDEVESALSWEFNEVLTRQSAFLTNPVFNTHHSEHEMLRYLKSLENKDLSLVHSMISLGSCTMKLNATTEMIPVTWPEFGKLHPFAPKDQAAGYQTLFKNLNDWLCEITGFAAMSLQPNSGAQGEYAGLMVIRAYHEARGNTHRNIALIPASAHGTNPASAVMAGMKVVVTKTDENGNIDLADLKAKAEQYSENLSCLMVTYPSTHGVFEESIIEICQLIHEHGGQVYMDGANMNAQVGLTSPGTIGADVCHLNLHKTFCIPHGGGGPGMGPIGVAAHLAPFLPGHAVVSGVGGDQAISAVSAAPYGSASILTISYAYIAMMGGEGLTHATQTAILNANYIKARLEPHFPVLYVGSQGRCAHEMILDCRPFKQSAGIEAEDIAKRLMDYGFHAPTLSFPVAGTLMVEPTESESKAELDRFCDAMIAIRNEIAEVEAGEADKSVNVLKMAPHTQSVVLVDSWNRPYTREKAVFPLPYVKASKFWPTVSRIDSAYGDRNLICACPPLEEYATAE; encoded by the coding sequence ATGAAGGTTGCTCTTCGTTACCAGGAACTTTTCGAAAATCGTCATAACAACGCAGATGAGGCCGATCGTCAGGCTATGCTGTCTGAAATTGGCGTAAAATCGGTTGAAGAACTCATCAGCCAAACGATTCCCTCTGCCATCCGTCGGGGCCAATCCCTGAATCTTCCCCCGGCTCAAACGGAATTTCAGTTTTTGGACGAATTCAAGAAATTAGCGAGTCAAAATAAAGTTTACAAGAGCTACATCGGCACGGGCTATTACGATACCTTCACGCCGAATGTTATTCTTCGCAACATTCTGGAGAACCCCGCCTGGTACACGGCCTATACCCCGTATCAGGCCGAAATTTCCCAGGGCCGCCTGGAAATGCTGCTCAACTTTCAGACGCTGATCATTGAGTTGACGGGACTGGAAATTGCCAATGCTTCCTTACTCGACGAAGCGACGGCCGCCGCCGAAGCCCTGCACCTGCTGCACGCCCTGAAAAAAGGTGCCAAAGCAAAGGCTGATACCTTCTTCGTTTCGGATCGTTGCCACCCCCAAACCATCGACCTGCTGCACACGCGGGCGACGCCGATTGGGGTAAAAATTCTGGTAGGCGATCACCGGACGATTGATTTAACCAACGAAAACATCTTCGGAGCCCTGCTGCAATACCCGGCTACGGACGGAGCGGTATTTGATTACAGCGACTGGATTGCCTCGGCTCACGAACTGGATATTAAAGTAGTCGTAGCAGCCGACCTGCTGGCGCTGACCCTGCTGACGCCTCCCGGCGAAATGGGAGCCGACGTCGTGGTTGGTTCAGCTCAGCGGTTTGGCGTTCCCATGGGTTACGGTGGCCCGCACGCGGGCTACTTCGCGACGAAAGACGAATACAAACGCCAGATGCCCGGTCGTCTGATCGGCGTATCGGTGGATGCCGAAGGAAACCGGGCGCTTCGCATGGCCCTGCAAACCCGCGAGCAGCACATTCGCCGGGAAAAGGCTACGTCTAATATTTGTACGGCTCAGGTATTGCTTTCGGTGATGGCAGCGGCGTATGCCGTGTACCATGGTCCCGAAGGTCTGAAGAAAATTGCCCAGCGTACGCACGCGCTGACGCAGCTGACGGCTCTGGCTCTGAAAGGACTGGGCTACGAAGTGCTGACGGAAGCGTTCTTCGATACCATTCGGGTGAAAGTGGCCGACGAAAGCGTAGTAAAAGCCGCCACGGAAGCTGCTGAGATCAACCTTCGTTATTTCGGTGACCATACCGTTGGCATTTCTTTTGACGAAACCAAGACGTACCCGGATGCCGTTCAACTGATTGGCATTTTCTCTACGCTGGTTAGCAAATCGGTTAACTTGGATGAAGTTGAATCGGCTCTTAGCTGGGAATTCAACGAGGTCCTGACGCGTCAATCCGCCTTCCTGACCAATCCTGTTTTCAATACGCACCATTCGGAGCACGAAATGTTGCGGTATTTGAAATCGCTGGAAAATAAAGATTTATCGCTGGTACATTCCATGATCTCTCTGGGATCGTGTACCATGAAACTCAACGCCACCACGGAAATGATTCCCGTAACCTGGCCTGAGTTTGGTAAACTACACCCCTTTGCTCCGAAAGACCAAGCGGCCGGTTATCAGACCTTATTTAAAAATCTGAATGACTGGTTGTGCGAGATTACGGGTTTTGCGGCTATGTCGCTGCAACCCAATTCCGGTGCACAGGGTGAATACGCTGGTTTGATGGTGATCCGGGCGTACCACGAAGCTCGGGGTAACACGCACCGCAATATTGCCTTGATTCCTGCTTCGGCCCACGGTACAAACCCGGCTTCGGCAGTAATGGCGGGGATGAAGGTAGTCGTAACGAAAACCGACGAAAACGGAAACATCGATCTGGCCGACCTAAAAGCGAAAGCCGAGCAGTACAGCGAGAACCTGTCCTGTTTGATGGTGACGTATCCTTCCACGCACGGTGTGTTTGAAGAGTCAATCATTGAAATTTGTCAGCTGATCCACGAACACGGTGGACAGGTGTACATGGATGGTGCAAACATGAACGCTCAGGTAGGTCTGACCTCTCCCGGTACGATCGGAGCAGACGTTTGCCATTTGAACCTGCACAAAACGTTTTGCATTCCCCACGGTGGTGGTGGTCCTGGTATGGGTCCCATTGGCGTAGCGGCTCACCTGGCTCCGTTCCTGCCCGGTCACGCGGTGGTATCGGGTGTAGGTGGCGATCAGGCCATTTCTGCCGTATCCGCAGCTCCGTATGGTTCAGCCAGCATTCTGACGATCTCCTATGCATACATCGCCATGATGGGTGGTGAGGGTCTGACGCACGCTACGCAGACGGCCATTCTGAATGCGAACTATATCAAAGCTCGTCTGGAGCCGCACTTCCCCGTGTTGTACGTAGGTTCACAGGGACGTTGTGCGCACGAAATGATTCTGGACTGCCGTCCGTTCAAGCAGTCGGCGGGTATCGAAGCCGAAGACATTGCCAAACGTTTGATGGATTATGGTTTCCACGCTCCCACGCTTTCGTTCCCGGTAGCGGGTACGCTGATGGTAGAGCCGACGGAATCTGAATCGAAAGCGGAACTGGATCGTTTCTGCGACGCGATGATTGCCATCCGTAACGAAATTGCTGAAGTAGAAGCGGGCGAAGCGGATAAATCCGTGAACGTCCTGAAAATGGCTCCGCATACGCAGTCCGTCGTATTGGTGGATTCCTGGAATCGTCCCTACACGCGGGAGAAAGCCGTCTTCCCACTGCCCTACGTGAAAGCCAGCAAATTCTGGCCAACCGTTAGCCGCATCGATTCAGCGTACGGCGACCGTAACCTGATTTGTGCCTGCCCGCCGCTGGAAGAGTACGCCACGGCTGAGTAA